The Burkholderiales bacterium JOSHI_001 genomic sequence GCGGCCAGGCGCGCGAAGTGCGGGTGCAGGGCATCGAGCATGCCCCGTCGCTGCGCAACTACCTGCAGCGCCAGACCTACCGCATCCTGCCGGCGCCGCCCGACTATGAAAGGCAGTTGCTGGACAAGCGCCTGGGCGACCCGGTGGTGGTGGTGCCCGCCCATTTCGAGGCCGACCTGGCCGCCGGCCTGGCGCCCCGGCTGCTGCTGGTGAGCGCCAGCGCCAACCAGCGCGCCCAGGCCGCCAGCGGCCGGGTGCAGGGCCTGCTGCACGGCTTTGCGCGCGAGCAGGCCAGCCTGCGCCTGGTGCTGCGCGGGGTGTCGCTGCAATTGCTGGAGCCTCTGAAGGTGCAGGAACGCGACCTGGCCGATTCGCAGGCCCGCAGCGCGCAGCTCACCGGCATGCTGCCCTTCTTTGTGCTGATGGCGGTGCTGTACGGCGCGCTGCCGGCAGCGCTGGACACGGCCGCGGGCGAGCGCGAACGCGGCTCGCTGGAGCCCCTGCTCACCACGCCGGTGGGCCGCGGTGCGCTGGTGCTGGGCAAGTGGGGCGCGGTGGCCTGCGTGGCGATGCTCATCGCGGTGCTGGCGTCCTTGAGCTTCCTGCCCGGGCAGTGGCTGCTGCGCAGCGAAACGCTGGCGGCGCTGTTCCAGTACGGCCCGCGTGAAGCGCTGCTGTTCCTGGCCCTGCTGCTGCCGCTGGCGGCGCTGGCCTCGGCGCTGCTGATGGCGGTGGCCATCCGCTGCAAGTCGGTGAAGGAAGCGCAGGCCAATGCCACGGTGGTGATCACGGTGGCGTCGCTGCTGCCGCTGGTGCAGCTGTTTGGCCAGGAAGGCGAGAAGCCCTGGCACCTGTGGCTGCCGGTGCTGGCCCAGGCCACGCTGATGGGCCGGGTGCTCAAGGGCGAAGCCATTGCCGCGCCGGACCTGCTGGCGCCGCTGGCGGTGGCCGGCTTGTTGGCCGCGTTGTGCCTGGCCTTTGTGGCCCGGCGCTTGAACGCTGCCGCCACGCGCTGAAAGCAAAAAGGCCCGGCGGGGCCGGGCCTCTTTTCGCGCTGCAGCCTGCGATCAGGCTTTTTTCATCGGGCAGGTGTTCATGCCCAGCAGCGGGTACACCGGGCAGAAACCCACCGCGCCGGTGAGCAGCGGCACCACGCCGATGTAGCCCCACACGCCGATGGTGCCGGTGAAAGCCAGCGCGATCAGCACCAGGCCGGCCACGATGCGAAGAATGCGGTCAATGCCGCCGACGTTCAGTTTCATGCTTTGCTCCTTCTTGATTCGGCTCAAAAAGGGCCGATGGGGCGAACTGTGCCGGGTCGGGCCGTGGCGGTCTGTGACCTGGGTCACTTAGCCCCGGTCAGGGCGCCGCGCAAGGCTGGCCGGCCGCCAGCGCGCGCAGCGCCGCCGGGTCCAGCACCTCGATGCGTTCGCGCGACAGGCTCACCCAGCCGGCGCGCTCAAAGCGCTTCAGCAGCCGGGTGACGATCTCGCGCACCGTGCCCAGGCCGTCGGCCAGGGCCTGGTGCGTGGCCTGGATGGAACGGCCGTGGCCCAGCAGGGTGGCGGCCAGACGCTGGTCCAGGCGCTGGAAGGCCACGGCCTCGGCCAGGGCCATCAGGTCGGACAGGCGGTCGGCGAACACGCCGAAGACGAAGCGCCGGAAGGGCTCGTGCTCGGTCCAGCGGGCAAAGGCGGCGGGCGACAGCGCCACCAGTTCGGTGGGCGCGGCGGTGACGCCGTGCG encodes the following:
- a CDS encoding ABC-type Na+ efflux pump, permease component (PFAM: ABC-2 type transporter), which codes for MQQAWFVFAKELRDALRDRRTLMMVMLSAVVMGPLLLVVLSTVVADIEERGQAREVRVQGIEHAPSLRNYLQRQTYRILPAPPDYERQLLDKRLGDPVVVVPAHFEADLAAGLAPRLLLVSASANQRAQAASGRVQGLLHGFAREQASLRLVLRGVSLQLLEPLKVQERDLADSQARSAQLTGMLPFFVLMAVLYGALPAALDTAAGERERGSLEPLLTTPVGRGALVLGKWGAVACVAMLIAVLASLSFLPGQWLLRSETLAALFQYGPREALLFLALLLPLAALASALLMAVAIRCKSVKEAQANATVVITVASLLPLVQLFGQEGEKPWHLWLPVLAQATLMGRVLKGEAIAAPDLLAPLAVAGLLAALCLAFVARRLNAAATR
- a CDS encoding Protein of unknown function (DUF2892) (PFAM: Protein of unknown function (DUF2892)); this translates as MKLNVGGIDRILRIVAGLVLIALAFTGTIGVWGYIGVVPLLTGAVGFCPVYPLLGMNTCPMKKA
- a CDS encoding cAMP-binding protein (PFAM: Bacterial regulatory proteins, crp family; Cyclic nucleotide-binding domain) — protein: MPNDTTDLLHRLNPLYPVLAAMPAALRDPALANDAQVLSLPSGQLLFEEGAPCQGFPMVLAGEVRVARGTPNGRSIELYRVTPGELCVASTSCLFGQVALTAHGVTAAPTELVALSPAAFARWTEHEPFRRFVFGVFADRLSDLMALAEAVAFQRLDQRLAATLLGHGRSIQATHQALADGLGTVREIVTRLLKRFERAGWVSLSRERIEVLDPAALRALAAGQPCAAP